The sequence ACTCCCTGCCGGTCCATCACGGCGGTGACGCTCTGGTGGTCGTTGCAGGTTTCCTCGGCCAGAAGGGCCTGAAACAGCTTCAGCCGGTAAGCGGTCAGCAGATGCGGCGTCAGCGCCTGTTTGAACCGCAGGTCCCGCTCGGTGAAGGGCGGGTCATGGCGGTCACGGTAGAAGGCGATGAAGGAGTACAGCCCCAGATCCTTATGGACCAGCGCCGTGGCGGCGGCGTGGAAGATCCCGTAATGGCGCCCGAACTCCCGGTAGATGCGCAACTGCAGTATCTCCTCCAGGGAATAAAAGTCGCTCATCAGGTACGTGCGCCCGGGATTTGCGACGATGGCCTCGTAAAGCCGGTCATCCCCGGCATAGGGATAATAGTGTTCCAGAAGATCCGCAGGCAGATTGTGAAAATGGGCCGAATGCGGCGTCTGGGTTTCCGCCTCCCCCTCGATCCACAACCCGGCGTTGAAGGGCAGCACCTGCCTGATGCAGGCGAAGGCCGCCGTCTTGAAACGCCCTAACGGAACCGTCTCGACGAGGCCGTAGATCGACTGGATCTGCTGATTGATGGGTGCATCCATGGAAAACGCTCGCTATCTTCGGAAAACATTCTCGGCACCCGTCCTATCTTCTCACAATGGGTCAAAACGACCCATGCTCGCCGCCACCTGTCTTCATTTAGCAAAATTCCTTATAATCTGTTGCTCCGATACAAAAACAATTGTTTTAGGGCAACAATGAAACCGGTTTCCATGCTCCGGACCGCACTGTTGGTCCTGCTGTTGGCCGTCCCGCTCCAGGGGTTTGCGGTTGCGGCCGACCGTATCGGCGCCCGCTGGGACGAAATCACCTACCACTGGCCCAAGGCCCGGCGTGAGGCCGGCCTGACCCGGCTACTGGCGGAAATCCGCGCCCTGCGGCAACAGCAGCCGGATCAGGCTGATCTTCTCATCTGGGAAGCGATCGTCACCGTCAGCCGCGCGAGCCTGTCCCCGAACCTGTCCGTTCTCGGGCAACTGCAGCAGACCCGCAAGCTGCTGGAGCGGGCCATCGCCCTCGACCCCCGGGCCCTCGACGGAGCGGCCTATCTGACCCTGGCCTGCCTGTATTACAAACTCCCGGGTTGGCCGCTGTCCTTTGGCGACCGCGACAAGGCGGAAATTTATTTCCGCAAGGCCCTGGCGCTGAATCCGGACGGCATCGAAACCCATTACTACTACGCCCGCTATCTTCACGACCGCGGCGAGACCGCAGCCGCCCAGGCCCATTTCGAAAAGGTGCTGCAGCTTTCCGGCGATCCCGACCAGCCCTATCTCGCACAGCGCCTGAAACGCAAAGCCGCCCAAAAGCTGGGCCGGCTGCTCGCATCCCGAAGCTGAGGCCGGATACGAAAACGGCGCGGAACCGTCAGATCCCGCGCCGTTCTCTTTCTTCGCGCCGCGGAGGTTTAGAACATCACCACCACATCCACGGCGAACAGCAGCTGGTCGTCCTGGCTGCCATCGTCGAAGGGCTTGGTGTTTTCCGCCCAATCGTAGCGCACTTCGGGGCGGATCTTGGCCCAATGGGTCGGCTTGAAGTTGACCCCGAAGGTCATTTCGTAGAAGTTGGCGGATTTTCCGGGCCGCACCCCCTGACCGCCATAGAGGCTGGAGACGCGCGTTCCGCCCTCGTCCCGGAACCACTCCATGCGGGTGCCGAGCGAGACCATGTCGTTGACATCATAGGTCAGGTAGCTGTTGACGCCGTACCAGTGGGCGTCGTCATCGGTACCCAGTTGTTCCTCCCAACCGTGGTCGTGCTGGAGGGTGAAGTGCAGCGCGTCGGTGACATCGTGGTTCAGCACGATGCTGTAGAGGGAACGCGTCAGTTTATCGGAGCGGCCGTTGTTGCCGACGATGGCTCCGTGAGTGGAGGTCAGGGCCAGCGACAGGGCGCCGGCGCCCTCGACGCCGTTGTCCCAGGTCAGGCCGCCGATGAAATTCCAGGCATCGTCGATGTCGGCGGTGAAGCTGTCCCAGCCGTTGACCGCACCGACGGTAATGCTGAGATTGTTGATGAGCGGCATGGAGAACAGCACCCCGGTGTGGGTGAAGGGTTCGCCGTACTGCATGGTATAAGCGTGGGAATAGAAGAAGTTGTCTGGCGCGGTGACCACTTCATTGCCGATGATGGTGTAGAAATGCCCCACTCTGGCGGTGATGCCGTTGAGCACCGGCGCATACACTTCCAGATAAGCCTGCGGCAGGGCCATCTTGTTGAGATTGTGCATCGCATTGGTGTTCCCGACCCATTTCTGCTTGCCGGCGTCGGAGACTTCCAGACCGAGCGCCTGGGTGAAGGGCGAGTCGGTACCGATCATAAAGTCCACCCGGCCACCGAGGTCCCAACCGCCGTCGGTGCTGACCGCCCGTTCGACGAACAGATTGACCTGGTTCAGCATCACGTGGTCGTAGCGGAAATTGAAAGTGACCGGATCGTTGAGATCGTTGCGCGGATCTTCGAAGTTGTGGGTATAGCCGAAGTCGATCCAGCCGCCGGCACGCAGTCCCAGGGATTTCATGAACTGGGTTTCATTGATGTCGTAGCCGGTCAGGGCCTCGACCACACCGTCGGCGCTGTGAATCCGCTCCGGGATGACACCTTCCGTCAGTTCATGGGCGCCGGCACCGGTGGCGGCAGCCAGGGCGACGGCCAGGGCGGTGGGTTTGAAAACACGTTCGTTCATCGTTCGATCCTCTCTGTTGTCAATTTTTCACAACCATTTGTTGCCTTTTTGCAAACCAGGATAGCAGCCAAACGGAATGCACGCCAGGGGGACAGGCATCCCCCTGTGCTCGGATGAGGCTCAACGCCCGCTGCCGGTGAATTCCGGATAGGCCTCCATGCCGCACTCGGCGTAGTCGGCGCCGTTGTATTCGTCCTCGGGACTGAGACGGATGCCGACGGTCAGCTTGAGGACGTACCAGACGATGAAGCTGGCGGTAAAAACCCAGGCGAAGATGGTCACGATGCCGATCAGCTGGGCTCCCAGCCTGGCGTCAGGGTTGGACAGGCACACCGCCAGCAGCCCCCAGATGCCGACCACACCGTGCACCGACAGCGCCCCGACCGGATCGTCGATGCGCAGCTTGTCGAACCCCATGATTGAGAACACCACGATGACGCCGCCGACGGCGCCGACGATCGTCGCCAGCAGCGGGGTGGGCGTGAGCGGTTCGGCGGTGATCGCCACCAGGCCGGCCAGGGTCCCGTTGAGCATCATGGTCAGGTCCACCTTGCCGAACAGCAGGCGGTCTGTCAGCAGCGCCGCCACGGCACCGCCGGCGGCCGCCATGTTGGTGTTGACGATCACCCGGGCCACGGCGTTGGCCTCCTCGACGTTGGAAACCTTCAGTTCCGAACCGCCGTTGAAACCGAACCAGCCCAGCCACAGAATGAAGGTCCCCAGGGTCGCCAGGGGCAGGTTGCACCCCGGTATCGGGTAAATTTCCCCGTCGGGGCCGTATTTGCCGGTGCGGGGACCGAGCAGCAGCACCCCGGCCAGGGCCGCGGTCGCCCCGCACAGGTGCACCACGCCGGAACCGGCGAAATCCAGAAATTCCAGTTGATCCAGAAAACCGCCGCCCCACTTCCAGTAGCCCTGCAGCGGATAGATGAAACCGGTCATCACCACCGCGAACAGCAGGAAGGCGCTGAGCTTCATGCGCTCGGCCACCGCACCCGAGACGATGGACATGGCGGTGGCGACGAAGACGACCTGGAAGAAGAAGTCGGCCATCACCGAGTAATAGACTTCGCCGTTGCTCTTGAGCACTTCGTCGAGGGTGTGGTCCTCGCCGATCAGAAAACCGATGCCGGGCCAGACGGCATTGACCGCCGCATCGGGATACATGAGCTTGTAACCGATCAGCAGATACATGATGCAGGCGATGGCATAGAGGGCCACGTTCTTGGTCAGGATCTCCACCGTATTTTTGGAACGTACCAGACCCGATTCGAGCATGGCGAAACCGGCGGCCATCCACATGACCAGCGCCCCCATGACCAGAAAATACAGCGTATCGAGCGCGTAGCTGACTTCTATCACTTTCTCCATTTTTTCCTCCTGATGTTTGGTGCTTTACCGCCCCTTACAGCGCATCCGGCCCGGTTTCCCCGGTTCGGATGCGGACGACCTCCTCCAGCGGCGTGACGAAGATCTTGCCGTCCCCGATCCTTCCGGTACGGGCCGCCTGCTGGATCGCCTCCAGCACCGGCTCCAATCGCTCGTCGGCGACGGCCACCTCGATTTTGACCTTGGGCAGAAAATCCACCACATACTCGGCCCCCCGGTACAATTCGGTATGGCCCTTCTGGCGCCCGAAACCCTTGACTTCGGTCACCGTCAAACCGGCGATGCCGACTTCCGACAAGGCTTCCCGCACGTCATCCAGTTTGAACGGTTTAATCACAGCCGTGACCAATTTCATGACGATGCCTCACTCTGATATTGACAGACAATCTAGCTGATGCAGCTATCGTACCAAAGGGAAACAATCCCGCTACGTGCGTGCCGCCGCTCTCCGCACACCCGGCTGCACCAGTCTGGTGCAACCGGGCCGTTCTCATGCCCGGCACGATGCAAAATTTCAGGCATATATATTGCTTTCATTCCCGTATGAACCCTGAAAACCTCTATCGCCAGATTCTGGACAACCTTGGCAATGCGGTGCTGCTGTTCGACCGCGGGCTGCGGCTGCGTTTTCTCAATCCTGCCGGGGAAATGCTGCTCGATACCAGCGTCGCCAAGGCGCTCGGCCAACCGCCCGCCCTCCTGTTCGGTTCCCTGGGACAACACCTCGCCCGCAACCTGAGAACGACGCTCCAGACCGGCGCGCCGCTGGTCGAGCGCCATGTGCCGCTCCAGCAGGGGGAACGCACCCAGACGGTGCATTGCACCATCACCCCTCTGTTCGAAGGAGACAGGGTCGCGGCCGCCATCGTCGAGATCGAGCCGGTGGAGAATTACAGCCACCTTTCCCGCGACCACCAGGCCCAACACCAGCAGGCCGCCGTCAACCAACTGTTGCGGGGGCTCGCCCACGAAATCAAGAATCCGCTCGGCGGCCTGCGGGGCGCCGCCCAGCTCCTCGCCCAGGAACTGGACAGCCCCCAACTGCGCGAATACACCGATGTCATCCTCCAGGAAGCCGACCGCCTCGGCACCCTGATCGACCGTCTGCTGACGCCCCACCGACCACCCCGGAAACAGCGCCTCAACATCCATCAGGTATTGGAGCGGGTCCGCCAGCTGCTGGCGGCCGAATATCCGGCGCTGGCGTTCCACTGCGACTACGATCCCAGCCTGCCGCTTCTGGAAGGAGACTTCGACCAGCTCATCCAGGTGTTTCTGAACCTCGCCCGCAACGCCGCCCAGGCCGTGGCAGGCGAGGGCGAAGTCAAACTGCGGACCCGCATCGAGCACCGCCTGACCATCCGCGGCCGAATGCACCGCCTGGTGCTGCGCGTCGACATTGCCGACAATGGCCCCGGCATTCCCGCCGAACTGGGCGAGCGGATCTTCTACCCCATGATCACCGGCAAGGCCGAAGGCACCGGCCTGGGGTTGTCGATCGCCCAGGCCCTGGTCACCCGCCACGGCGGCCTGATCGAATACCGCTCCCGCCCCGGCGATACCTGTTTCTCCGTCTATCTGCCCCTGGAGGATTCCCCTCGTGAGCCGTGAAATCTGGGTCATCGACGACGATCAGTCGATCCGCTGGGTACTGGAAAAAGCCTTGAGCAAGGCCGGCTTCAAAGTCTGTCCCTTTGCCGAGGTCTCGGAACCCGAGCGCCTGCTGCGCCACACCCGCCCCGACGTGCTTCTGACCGACATCTGCATGCCGGGCACCGACGGCCTGATGCTGCTGCGGCAGATCCGGCAGCGCCACCCGGAACTGCCGGTCATCGTCATGACCGCCCATTCCGATCTCGACAGCGCCGTCGCCGCCCTCCACGGCGGGGCTTTCGAATACCTGCCCAAACCTTTCGACCTGGACGAAATGGTGCAGGTGGTCCGGCGCGCCTGTCAGGAACACGGCTCCGGCGAGACCTCCCCGCCGGAAACCGACACCCCGGAAATCATCGGCGCCGCCCCGGCGATGCAGGCCGTCTTCCGCGCCATCGGCCGGCTGGCGCGCTCGCCGGTCACCGTACTGATCACCGGCGAATCCGGCACCGGCAAGGAGCTGGTGGCGCGAGCGCTGCACCGCCACAGTCCCCGCGCCGGCGGACCGTTCATCGCCCTCAACATGGCGGCCATCCCCAAGGATTTGCTGGAGTCGGAACTGTTCGGCCACGAGAAAGGCGCCTTCACCGGCGCCGATCAGCGCCGCAGCGGCCGCTTCGAACAGGCCCACGGCGGCACCCTGTTCCTCGACGAGATCGGCGACATGCCCGCCGATCTGCAGACCCGCCTGCTGCGCGTCCTGGCCGAAGGGGAATTCTATCCGCTCGGGGCCCACACCCCCTGCAAGGTGGACGTGCGCATCATCGCCGCCACCCATCAAAACCTGGAAACCCTGGTCGCCGAGGGACGCTTCCGCGAAGACCTTTACCACCGCCTCAACGTCATCCGCATCCCCCTGCCGCCCCTGCGCCAGCGCCGCGAGGACATCCCCGCGCTGCTGCACCATTTCCTCAAGCGCGCGGCGGCGGAACTGCAGACCGAAGCCAAAACCCTGCGCCCGGACGTGGAAGCCTTCCTGAGCCGGCTGGACTGGCCCGGCAACGTGCGCCAGCTGGAAAACCTGTGCCGCTGGCTGACCGTGATGGCCCCGGGCAACGTGGTCCACATGGAAGATTTGCCGCCGGAACTGCGCCGGCCTACCCTCGAAACCGCACCCGCCACCGACCATTGGACCGAGGCGTTGGCCTGCTGGACCGAACAGGCGCTGGCCGAGGGGCGCCCCAACATCGCCAAGGAGGCGATCACCGAGGCGGAACGCATCCTCATCCGCACCGCCCTGAACCATACCCGCGGGCACCGCCAGGACGCTGCCCGGCTCCTCGGCTACGGCCGCAACACCCTGACCCGGAAAATCAACGAACTGGGACTGGACAGGTAAAGAAAAAGCCCCTGTCGCAATGCTGGCATGATTGCCCTTGTGGCGCATCTTGTTCTCGTGATGAGAATGCCGCCAGGGTGCTTATGGCCTGGGTCATGGAACAGATTGGCAGCCGGGAACCGGCCGAGGCGTGAAGGGAGGTAAGACCGGCGAGCCTTCCGGGCAATCCGGCGCTCCCGTAAAATCGCGAAACTCGCGCCATACCGTTATGGTTGGTGGGAGTCGTTCATTGCAGCAAGCGGTTTTTGTTCTTCAAAAGTCAGCGGGCACGGGGCATGGAAGGACGCTTGATCGTCCAACCGCGCTCAGAGCAGCCACGGCGGTAGCGGAAACAGGGATTCCTGGCTGAAGGCAGGAAGGGCAGGAGAAGAATGGAGGCGGCGGTCGGAATCGAACCGGCGTACACGGCTTTGCAGGCCGCTGCATAACCACTCTGCCACGCCGCCTTGAGAACAGAAGAAAAAAGCCGCATGGCGGCGGCTTCTTCCTGAAACTGGAGCGGGAAACGGGACTCGAACCCGCGACCCCAACCTTGGCAAGGTTGTGCTCTACCAACTGAGCTATTCCCGCGTTGAACGACGTGCTATTTTAAGCACCAGCGATTTTCTGTCAACCCCGATTTTCATAAGGAGGTGACCATGACCGATCCGGCCTGCAACAAATTCCGCCTGGTCAAGGGCGACATCACCCGCATGGAAGTGGACGCCATCGTCAATGCCGCCAACTCCTCCCTGCTGGGTGGCGGGGGCGTGGACGGCGCCATCCACCGGGCCGCCGGCCCCGAACTGCTGGAAGAATGCCGCAAACTGGGCGGCTGCCCCACCGGCAAGGCCAAGGCGACCCAAGGCTACCGCCTGCCGGCCAAATACGTCTTCCACGCCGTCGGCCCGGTGTGGCACGGCGGCGACCGGGGCGAGGACGAACTGCTGGCCTCCTGTTACCGCGAATGCCTGCATTTGGCAAAGCAATACGGCGTCCGCACCCTCCCCTTTCCCGCCATTTCCTGCGGCGCCTACGGCTTTCCAGTGGAGCGGGCGGCGCGCATCGCCATCCGCACCCTGCGCGAAGGACTGCAAAGCCAGCCGCAGATCGAGGCGGTGTATCTGGTATGCTTCGACGATCATACCTATCGCGCCTACCGCCAAGCCCTGAAGGAGGAATGCCCCGATGCCCTCGATTGATCCGGAATTGCGCCGTCCCGCCCAGCACCTGCTGCGCTTCATCGACGCCTCCCCCACCCCCTGGCACGCCGCCGCCGCCCTGGTGGAATGGCTGGAGGAGGAAGGCTTCAGCGCCCTCGACGAACGCAGCCCCTGGATCCTGGCACCGGGGGGGCGCCATTACGTGCTGCGGGACGACTCCTCCCTGATCGCCTTCATCGTCGGCAACGACGACCCGGTCCGCGCCGGTTTCCGCCTCGTCGGCGCCCACACCGACTCACCCGGGCTGCGCCTCAAGCCCCAGGCACCCCATGCCGCCGATCCCATGCTGCGCCTGGGGGTGGAGGTCTA comes from Methylomarinovum caldicuralii and encodes:
- the glnL gene encoding nitrogen regulation protein NR(II); amino-acid sequence: MNPENLYRQILDNLGNAVLLFDRGLRLRFLNPAGEMLLDTSVAKALGQPPALLFGSLGQHLARNLRTTLQTGAPLVERHVPLQQGERTQTVHCTITPLFEGDRVAAAIVEIEPVENYSHLSRDHQAQHQQAAVNQLLRGLAHEIKNPLGGLRGAAQLLAQELDSPQLREYTDVILQEADRLGTLIDRLLTPHRPPRKQRLNIHQVLERVRQLLAAEYPALAFHCDYDPSLPLLEGDFDQLIQVFLNLARNAAQAVAGEGEVKLRTRIEHRLTIRGRMHRLVLRVDIADNGPGIPAELGERIFYPMITGKAEGTGLGLSIAQALVTRHGGLIEYRSRPGDTCFSVYLPLEDSPREP
- the ntrC gene encoding nitrogen regulation protein NR(I), with amino-acid sequence MSREIWVIDDDQSIRWVLEKALSKAGFKVCPFAEVSEPERLLRHTRPDVLLTDICMPGTDGLMLLRQIRQRHPELPVIVMTAHSDLDSAVAALHGGAFEYLPKPFDLDEMVQVVRRACQEHGSGETSPPETDTPEIIGAAPAMQAVFRAIGRLARSPVTVLITGESGTGKELVARALHRHSPRAGGPFIALNMAAIPKDLLESELFGHEKGAFTGADQRRSGRFEQAHGGTLFLDEIGDMPADLQTRLLRVLAEGEFYPLGAHTPCKVDVRIIAATHQNLETLVAEGRFREDLYHRLNVIRIPLPPLRQRREDIPALLHHFLKRAAAELQTEAKTLRPDVEAFLSRLDWPGNVRQLENLCRWLTVMAPGNVVHMEDLPPELRRPTLETAPATDHWTEALACWTEQALAEGRPNIAKEAITEAERILIRTALNHTRGHRQDAARLLGYGRNTLTRKINELGLDR
- a CDS encoding TRAP transporter TatT component family protein, which produces MLRTALLVLLLAVPLQGFAVAADRIGARWDEITYHWPKARREAGLTRLLAEIRALRQQQPDQADLLIWEAIVTVSRASLSPNLSVLGQLQQTRKLLERAIALDPRALDGAAYLTLACLYYKLPGWPLSFGDRDKAEIYFRKALALNPDGIETHYYYARYLHDRGETAAAQAHFEKVLQLSGDPDQPYLAQRLKRKAAQKLGRLLASRS
- a CDS encoding ammonium transporter; translation: MEKVIEVSYALDTLYFLVMGALVMWMAAGFAMLESGLVRSKNTVEILTKNVALYAIACIMYLLIGYKLMYPDAAVNAVWPGIGFLIGEDHTLDEVLKSNGEVYYSVMADFFFQVVFVATAMSIVSGAVAERMKLSAFLLFAVVMTGFIYPLQGYWKWGGGFLDQLEFLDFAGSGVVHLCGATAALAGVLLLGPRTGKYGPDGEIYPIPGCNLPLATLGTFILWLGWFGFNGGSELKVSNVEEANAVARVIVNTNMAAAGGAVAALLTDRLLFGKVDLTMMLNGTLAGLVAITAEPLTPTPLLATIVGAVGGVIVVFSIMGFDKLRIDDPVGALSVHGVVGIWGLLAVCLSNPDARLGAQLIGIVTIFAWVFTASFIVWYVLKLTVGIRLSPEDEYNGADYAECGMEAYPEFTGSGR
- the glnK gene encoding P-II family nitrogen regulator, encoding MKLVTAVIKPFKLDDVREALSEVGIAGLTVTEVKGFGRQKGHTELYRGAEYVVDFLPKVKIEVAVADERLEPVLEAIQQAARTGRIGDGKIFVTPLEEVVRIRTGETGPDAL
- a CDS encoding O-acetyl-ADP-ribose deacetylase — its product is MTDPACNKFRLVKGDITRMEVDAIVNAANSSLLGGGGVDGAIHRAAGPELLEECRKLGGCPTGKAKATQGYRLPAKYVFHAVGPVWHGGDRGEDELLASCYRECLHLAKQYGVRTLPFPAISCGAYGFPVERAARIAIRTLREGLQSQPQIEAVYLVCFDDHTYRAYRQALKEECPDALD
- a CDS encoding porin, yielding MNERVFKPTALAVALAAATGAGAHELTEGVIPERIHSADGVVEALTGYDINETQFMKSLGLRAGGWIDFGYTHNFEDPRNDLNDPVTFNFRYDHVMLNQVNLFVERAVSTDGGWDLGGRVDFMIGTDSPFTQALGLEVSDAGKQKWVGNTNAMHNLNKMALPQAYLEVYAPVLNGITARVGHFYTIIGNEVVTAPDNFFYSHAYTMQYGEPFTHTGVLFSMPLINNLSITVGAVNGWDSFTADIDDAWNFIGGLTWDNGVEGAGALSLALTSTHGAIVGNNGRSDKLTRSLYSIVLNHDVTDALHFTLQHDHGWEEQLGTDDDAHWYGVNSYLTYDVNDMVSLGTRMEWFRDEGGTRVSSLYGGQGVRPGKSANFYEMTFGVNFKPTHWAKIRPEVRYDWAENTKPFDDGSQDDQLLFAVDVVVMF
- a CDS encoding helix-turn-helix transcriptional regulator produces the protein MDAPINQQIQSIYGLVETVPLGRFKTAAFACIRQVLPFNAGLWIEGEAETQTPHSAHFHNLPADLLEHYYPYAGDDRLYEAIVANPGRTYLMSDFYSLEEILQLRIYREFGRHYGIFHAAATALVHKDLGLYSFIAFYRDRHDPPFTERDLRFKQALTPHLLTAYRLKLFQALLAEETCNDHQSVTAVMDRQGVIHHASLSLAPFLREAWPGWRGPCVPEAVLQAVAGGRKSFFVDHLFFDASTLPNDLIFLRGRRMNHLDVLSVSESRVAFLLSQGWTYKEVGRDLGISPSTVTNHVNHIYRKLDIHSKSELRRFFRS